The Enterobacter kobei genome has a segment encoding these proteins:
- the crfC gene encoding clamp-binding protein CrfC, protein MTPTAMLENTTAAITGEKNNVLPLHFSARGVEAQQAMLNNELRKITRLEMVLAIVGTMKAGKSTTINAIVGTEVLPNRNRPMTALPTLIRHTPGQKEPVLHFSHVSPIDDLIQLLQKQLCDYDRGKLAQHLEIDKDMNTLLERIEKGEAFEKHHLGAQPIFHCLKSLNDLVRLSQALGVAFPFSEYAAIEHIPVIEVEFVHLAGLDAHLGQLTLLDTPGPNEAGQPHLQKMLSEQLARASAVLAVMDYTQLKSISDEEVRQAISVAGKSVPLYALVNKFDQKDRNSDDEEQVRAMISGTLMKGNISPGQIYPVSSMWAYLANRARYEMNTHGQLPDHQEQPWVQDFAEAALGRRWRTADLDDIGHIRHAADLLWEDSLFEQPIRKLIYAAYANASLFALRSASHKLLNYAQNAREYLDFRYQGLTVAFDALELNITRLEEDMAMMQTRQRVVSDEVKHEVEQALNATADFMGAQKTALHQAIGHVFSDRNILDLAGNDRLNPRGDEPQELQQLVLDDEGQAQIALSKIRSSCELIMLDAQTKICRELALRFDQLESTLARSLNDAMRPIETRIKEHLSHAGFRARISFPAFQANQLNVNTQALFNDAIAQDNRPAGQPSGAGSMRETVSRWLNNPGWGWDEYVATRTRYVIDIAQLHDKFKQHIDQFCEHIRKALSAQVDVSVTAGMATFFAEFSLYLTGLQESLRDSLAVRQQNEHSTRALSQLLKQSITTATWIQEDTRLLRDDIQTLFAAEQP, encoded by the coding sequence ATTACCCCGACAGCGATGCTGGAGAACACGACGGCCGCTATTACGGGTGAAAAGAACAACGTTCTGCCTTTGCATTTTAGTGCGCGGGGTGTCGAAGCGCAGCAGGCAATGCTGAATAATGAATTACGCAAAATAACACGTCTGGAAATGGTTCTGGCTATCGTTGGTACCATGAAAGCGGGGAAATCGACCACAATTAATGCCATTGTGGGGACCGAAGTGTTGCCTAATCGCAACCGCCCAATGACGGCGCTTCCTACCCTGATTCGTCATACGCCAGGCCAGAAAGAGCCGGTACTCCATTTCTCACATGTCTCGCCTATTGATGATTTGATCCAGCTGCTGCAGAAACAACTCTGCGATTACGATCGCGGGAAGCTGGCTCAGCATCTGGAAATTGATAAAGACATGAATACGCTGCTGGAACGCATTGAAAAAGGTGAAGCCTTTGAAAAGCATCATCTTGGAGCGCAGCCAATATTTCATTGCCTGAAAAGCCTCAATGACCTGGTAAGACTCTCTCAGGCGCTGGGCGTGGCGTTTCCGTTTTCAGAATACGCGGCCATTGAACACATTCCGGTCATTGAAGTGGAGTTCGTGCATCTTGCGGGTCTGGATGCCCACCTCGGGCAACTGACGCTGCTCGATACCCCTGGGCCTAATGAGGCCGGACAGCCGCATCTGCAAAAAATGCTGAGTGAGCAGTTAGCCCGCGCATCGGCGGTGCTGGCGGTAATGGATTATACCCAGCTTAAATCTATATCTGATGAAGAGGTCCGTCAGGCTATTTCGGTGGCGGGGAAATCCGTGCCTCTGTATGCCCTGGTGAATAAATTCGACCAGAAAGATCGCAATAGCGATGATGAAGAGCAGGTCCGGGCGATGATCTCCGGTACCTTAATGAAAGGCAATATTTCGCCTGGCCAGATCTACCCTGTCTCCTCCATGTGGGCGTATCTGGCGAACCGCGCTCGCTACGAGATGAATACCCACGGACAACTGCCGGATCATCAGGAGCAACCCTGGGTGCAGGATTTTGCCGAAGCCGCCCTCGGTCGCCGCTGGCGTACGGCGGACCTGGATGATATTGGCCATATCCGTCACGCCGCCGATTTGCTCTGGGAAGATTCGCTGTTTGAACAACCGATACGCAAACTGATTTACGCCGCCTATGCTAATGCCTCGTTATTTGCGTTGCGCTCGGCGTCCCATAAGCTGCTCAACTACGCACAAAATGCCCGGGAATATCTCGACTTCCGCTATCAGGGGCTGACGGTCGCCTTTGACGCGCTGGAACTGAATATTACGCGTCTTGAAGAGGACATGGCGATGATGCAGACGCGCCAGCGGGTGGTGAGCGATGAGGTGAAACATGAAGTTGAGCAGGCGCTGAATGCCACTGCGGACTTTATGGGGGCCCAAAAAACAGCGCTTCACCAGGCGATTGGTCACGTGTTCAGCGATCGCAATATCCTTGATTTAGCCGGTAACGATCGGTTGAATCCTCGCGGTGACGAGCCGCAAGAACTACAGCAGCTGGTTCTGGATGACGAGGGGCAGGCACAGATTGCCCTGAGTAAAATCCGCTCCTCCTGCGAGCTTATCATGCTGGATGCGCAGACAAAGATCTGCCGGGAGCTGGCGTTACGCTTCGATCAGCTGGAGTCTACGCTGGCGCGTTCCCTGAATGACGCCATGCGTCCCATTGAAACGCGTATTAAAGAGCATCTGAGCCATGCCGGCTTTCGGGCGCGGATTAGCTTCCCGGCTTTTCAGGCTAACCAGCTTAACGTCAATACGCAGGCGCTGTTTAACGATGCCATAGCGCAGGACAACCGCCCTGCAGGACAGCCATCGGGCGCGGGCAGCATGCGTGAGACCGTCTCTCGCTGGCTGAATAATCCGGGCTGGGGCTGGGATGAATATGTGGCGACCCGCACGCGCTATGTTATCGACATTGCGCAGCTACATGACAAATTTAAGCAACATATTGATCAGTTTTGTGAACATATACGTAAAGCTTTGTCCGCCCAGGTCGATGTCTCTGTTACGGCAGGAATGGCGACGTTCTTTGCAGAATTTTCGTTATACCTGACCGGGTTACAGGAAAGCTTGCGTGATAGCCTCGCAGTGCGTCAACAAAATGAGCATTCGACCCGAGCGCTCAGCCAGCTGTTGAAGCAAAGTATCACTACTGCGACGTGGATACAGGAAGATACCCGACTGTTACGCGATGATATTCAAACTCTATTCGCGGCAGAGCAACCATGA
- a CDS encoding transcriptional regulator, with amino-acid sequence MQREDVLGQALQLLEIQGIASTTLEMVADRIDYPLDELTRFWPDKEALLYDALRYLSQQVDIWRRQLMLNEELTAEQKLLARYTALTECVSNNRYPGCLFIAACTFYPDPGHPIHQLADQQKRAAHDFTHELLTTLEVDDPAMVAKQMELVLEGCLSRMLVNRSQADVDTAHRLAEDILRFAQCRMGGALT; translated from the coding sequence GTGCAACGTGAAGACGTACTGGGACAAGCCCTGCAATTACTTGAGATTCAAGGGATCGCCAGCACCACGCTTGAGATGGTAGCCGACCGTATCGATTACCCTCTGGATGAGTTAACGCGCTTCTGGCCGGATAAAGAGGCCCTGCTTTATGATGCGCTGCGCTACCTTAGCCAGCAGGTGGATATCTGGCGCAGACAGCTGATGCTTAATGAAGAACTGACGGCTGAGCAAAAGCTGTTGGCTCGCTACACCGCCCTGACTGAATGTGTCAGTAACAATCGTTATCCGGGCTGCCTGTTTATTGCCGCCTGTACATTTTATCCCGATCCCGGGCATCCAATACATCAGCTGGCGGATCAGCAAAAGCGTGCGGCGCATGACTTCACTCACGAGCTACTGACAACGCTTGAAGTGGATGACCCGGCAATGGTCGCTAAGCAAATGGAGCTGGTACTGGAGGGTTGTCTGAGCCGCATGCTGGTGAATCGTAGCCAGGCCGATGTGGATACGGCGCACCGCCTGGCGGAAGATATTCTTCGCTTTGCTCAGTGTCGTATGGGCGGGGCGTTGACGTAA
- a CDS encoding nickel/cobalt transporter gives MNTQRLARDWRLPTAGVMLLAILFASFTLHTHWSAFIQWCLATQITLHRYLVMYLLQLNNHQYSGGLWLLTGAFLYGVLHAIGPGHGKFIVTTYLTTNKESERAARVVPFLGSLMQGVSAILFVFILAVGFNLASGDISTSRWYVEKISAVLIGVFGAFVIYQALKSLRPRRMTISAISPLHQHNEHCGCGHHGVGADLTQGDWKTRLGVILAIGARPCSGAIMILMFSNALGIVTWGMAAVMTMSLGTALSIMGLSLAVRYARERTVACFGGNSTLRWLVPAVKIAGGIVLILFATVLFLTVIPISANGDYIAAGC, from the coding sequence ATGAACACACAACGCCTCGCCCGCGACTGGCGTCTCCCTACCGCAGGGGTGATGCTGCTGGCTATTCTGTTTGCCAGTTTTACCCTGCATACGCACTGGAGCGCCTTTATCCAGTGGTGTCTTGCCACTCAAATTACCCTGCACCGTTATCTGGTGATGTATCTGCTGCAGCTGAATAACCACCAGTACAGCGGCGGACTATGGCTCTTAACAGGCGCCTTCCTTTATGGCGTGCTGCACGCCATCGGGCCGGGGCACGGGAAATTCATTGTGACGACCTATCTGACCACTAATAAGGAAAGCGAGCGGGCTGCCCGGGTCGTTCCTTTCCTTGGCAGCCTGATGCAGGGCGTGAGCGCCATTCTGTTTGTCTTTATTCTGGCGGTGGGGTTTAACCTCGCCTCAGGGGATATCAGTACCAGCCGCTGGTATGTAGAGAAGATAAGCGCAGTGCTGATTGGTGTATTCGGCGCGTTCGTCATTTATCAGGCATTAAAGAGCCTGCGTCCGCGCAGAATGACGATCTCAGCCATCAGTCCCCTCCATCAGCACAATGAACACTGTGGCTGCGGCCATCACGGCGTGGGTGCCGACCTGACGCAGGGAGACTGGAAAACTCGCCTGGGGGTGATTCTGGCGATTGGCGCACGCCCGTGCAGTGGGGCAATCATGATTCTGATGTTTTCAAATGCGCTGGGCATTGTCACCTGGGGGATGGCTGCCGTCATGACAATGTCACTGGGAACAGCACTCTCGATTATGGGGCTCTCGCTGGCGGTACGTTATGCCCGTGAACGCACGGTGGCCTGCTTCGGGGGAAATAGCACGTTAAGATGGCTGGTGCCAGCCGTCAAAATAGCCGGCGGGATAGTTCTGATCCTGTTCGCGACCGTTCTCTTCCTGACGGTCATCCCCATCAGCGCCAATGGCGACTACATCGCTGCCGGATGCTAA
- the kdgT gene encoding 2-keto-3-deoxygluconate transporter produces MKIKATIERIPGGMMLVPLVLGAILNTLAPETGAYFGGFTKGMITGTVPILAVWFFCIGASINLRATGTVLRKSGTLVITKIAVAWVVAMICAMFIPENGIQTGFFAGLSVLAIVSAMDMTNGGLYASLMNQYGTKEESGAFVLMSLESGPLMTMLILGSAGLASFEPHHFVGAILPFLIGFALGNLDHDLRDFFSKATPVLIPFFGFALGNTINLNVILDTGLLGIVLGVAVIIITGIPLIIADRVIGGGNGTAGVAASSAAGAAVANPVIIAQINPAFEPVAASATALVAASVIVTAILVPIITALYAKRYGNVQEKDVERKAAELQH; encoded by the coding sequence ATGAAGATTAAAGCCACGATAGAACGTATTCCTGGTGGTATGATGCTGGTCCCCCTGGTACTCGGTGCTATTCTGAATACCTTAGCGCCTGAAACCGGGGCTTATTTTGGCGGTTTCACAAAAGGGATGATTACAGGTACCGTCCCCATCCTGGCAGTCTGGTTCTTTTGTATCGGTGCATCCATTAATTTACGTGCAACAGGCACCGTATTACGCAAATCCGGCACGCTGGTCATAACCAAAATAGCGGTGGCCTGGGTTGTCGCCATGATATGCGCGATGTTTATTCCAGAGAATGGAATTCAGACCGGTTTCTTCGCGGGTTTATCGGTCCTGGCAATTGTCTCGGCGATGGATATGACTAACGGCGGGTTGTATGCCAGCCTGATGAACCAGTACGGAACGAAAGAAGAATCCGGGGCATTTGTTCTGATGTCTCTGGAGTCCGGCCCGCTCATGACGATGCTGATCCTGGGTTCTGCTGGCCTGGCCTCTTTTGAGCCTCACCACTTTGTTGGCGCGATCCTGCCCTTCCTGATCGGTTTCGCCCTCGGGAATCTGGATCACGATCTGCGCGATTTCTTCAGCAAAGCCACACCCGTACTCATCCCGTTCTTTGGTTTTGCGCTGGGCAACACCATCAACCTGAACGTGATCCTTGATACGGGCCTGCTGGGTATTGTGCTGGGGGTTGCGGTCATCATCATCACCGGTATTCCGTTGATTATTGCCGACCGCGTGATTGGCGGCGGAAACGGCACGGCGGGTGTCGCCGCCTCTTCAGCCGCAGGTGCTGCGGTCGCAAACCCGGTGATTATTGCTCAGATTAACCCGGCCTTCGAACCGGTAGCCGCTTCTGCAACGGCACTGGTGGCTGCCAGCGTGATTGTTACCGCGATTCTGGTGCCGATCATCACGGCACTGTACGCGAAACGCTACGGAAACGTGCAAGAGAAAGATGTAGAAAGGAAGGCAGCAGAGCTTCAACATTAA
- a CDS encoding IS1-like element IS1B family transposase (programmed frameshift): MASVSISCPSCSATDGVVRNGKSTAGHQRYLCSHCRKTWQLQFTYTASQPGTHQKIIDMAMNGVGCRATARIMGVGLNTIFRHFKKLRPQSVTSRIQPGSDVIVCAEMDEQWGYVGAKSRQRWLFYAYDRLRKTVVAHVFGERTMATLGRLMSLLSPFDVVIWMTDGWPLYESRLKGKLHVISKRYTQRIERHNLNLRQHLARLGRKSLSFSKSVELHDKVIGHYLNIKHYQ; the protein is encoded by the exons GTGGCTTCTGTTTCTATCAGCTGTCCCTCCTGTTCAGCTACTGACGGGGTGGTGCGTAACGGCAAAAGCACTGCCGGACATCAGCGCTATCTCTGCTCTCACTGCCGTAAAACATGGCAACTGCAGTTCACTTACACCGCTTCTCAACCCGGTACGCACCAGAAAATCATTGATATGGCCATGAATGGCGTTGGATGCCGGGCAACCGCCCGCATTATGGGCGTTGGCCTCAACACGATTTTCCGCCATT TTAAAAAACTCAGGCCGCAGTCGGTAACCTCGCGCATACAGCCGGGCAGTGACGTCATCGTCTGCGCGGAAATGGACGAACAGTGGGGATACGTCGGGGCTAAATCGCGCCAGCGCTGGCTGTTTTACGCGTATGACAGGCTCCGGAAGACGGTTGTTGCGCACGTATTCGGTGAACGCACTATGGCGACGCTGGGGCGTCTTATGAGCCTGCTGTCACCCTTTGACGTGGTGATATGGATGACGGATGGCTGGCCGCTGTATGAATCCCGCCTGAAGGGAAAGCTGCACGTAATCAGCAAGCGATATACGCAGCGAATTGAGCGGCATAACCTGAATCTGAGGCAGCACCTGGCACGGCTGGGACGGAAGTCGCTGTCGTTCTCAAAATCGGTGGAGCTGCATGACAAAGTCATCGGGCATTATCTGAACATAAAACACTATCAATAA
- the ssb1 gene encoding single-stranded DNA-binding protein SSB1 produces the protein MASRGVNKVILVGNLGQDPEVRYMPSGGAVANITLATSESWRDKATGEMKEQTEWHRVVLFGKLAEVAGEYLRKGSQVYIEGQLRTRKWTDQSGAEKYTTEVVVNVGGTMQMLGGRQGGGAPAGGGQQQQGGWGQPQQPQGGNQFSGGAQSRPQQQSAPAPSNEPPMDFDDDIPF, from the coding sequence ATGGCCAGCAGAGGCGTAAACAAGGTGATTCTCGTCGGTAATCTGGGCCAGGACCCGGAAGTACGCTACATGCCGAGTGGTGGCGCAGTTGCCAACATTACGCTGGCTACTTCCGAATCCTGGCGTGATAAAGCGACCGGTGAGATGAAAGAGCAGACTGAATGGCACCGCGTGGTGCTGTTTGGCAAACTGGCAGAAGTTGCCGGTGAGTATCTGCGTAAAGGTTCTCAGGTCTATATCGAAGGCCAGTTGCGTACCCGCAAATGGACCGATCAGTCCGGCGCTGAGAAGTACACCACCGAAGTTGTGGTAAACGTTGGCGGTACCATGCAGATGCTGGGCGGCCGTCAGGGCGGTGGCGCGCCAGCAGGTGGCGGTCAGCAGCAGCAGGGCGGTTGGGGTCAGCCTCAGCAGCCACAGGGCGGCAACCAGTTCAGCGGCGGCGCGCAGTCTCGTCCGCAGCAGCAGTCTGCTCCGGCACCGTCTAACGAGCCACCAATGGACTTCGACGACGACATCCCGTTCTGA
- a CDS encoding YjcB family protein has translation MATITTSMVLLRWPLLSAVLMFLASTLNIQFRKSDYAGLAVISTLLGLGAACWFATGLLGITLLDIAAVWENIKVVMVEAMSHQPPDWPMVIT, from the coding sequence ATGGCAACCATTACTACCAGCATGGTTCTCCTGCGCTGGCCTTTGTTGAGCGCGGTACTGATGTTTTTAGCCAGCACGCTGAACATTCAGTTTCGTAAATCTGACTACGCGGGTCTTGCGGTCATCAGCACTCTGCTGGGACTTGGCGCGGCTTGCTGGTTCGCAACGGGCCTGTTGGGCATCACCCTGCTGGATATTGCCGCTGTCTGGGAAAATATTAAAGTCGTGATGGTAGAGGCAATGAGCCACCAGCCACCAGACTGGCCAATGGTGATTACCTGA
- a CDS encoding protein-disulfide reductase DsbD: MAQRFLTLILLLCSTSVFAGLFDAPGRSNFIPADQAFVFDFQQNQHDLNLTWQVKEGYYLYRKQVSITSAKANVGALRMPAGEWHEDEFYGKSEIYRQRLNVPVTVNQADKGATLTVTYQGCADAGFCYPPETKVVPLTEVKAAASPLPSGERARVKGEGEATSDLPFSAFWALLIGIGIAFTPCVLPMYPLISGIVLGGKQRLSTARALLLAFIYVQGMALTYTALGLVVAAAGLQFQAALQHPYVLIGLSVVFILLALSMFGLFTLQLPSSLQTRLTLMSNRQQGGAAGGVFAMGAIAGLICSPCTTAPLSAILLYIAQSGNMWLGGGTLYLYALGMGLPLILVMVFGNRLLPKSGPWMETVKTAFGFVILALPVFLLERIIGDEWGRRLWAMLGVAFFSWAFIVSLGAKKPWMRLVQILLLAAALVSVRPLQDWAFGTPVGQTQAHLDFTRINNVDELNSALAQAKGKPVMLDLYADWCVACKEFEKYTFSDPQVQSALKETVLLQANVTANNEQDKTLLKHLNVLGLPTILFFNEQGEEQPEQRVTGFMDSTAFSAHLRNRQP, encoded by the coding sequence ATGGCTCAACGCTTCCTTACGCTGATCCTGCTGCTGTGCAGCACATCAGTATTTGCCGGGTTGTTTGACGCACCCGGCCGTTCAAACTTTATTCCTGCCGACCAGGCGTTTGTTTTCGATTTTCAGCAGAACCAGCACGATCTCAATCTGACCTGGCAGGTGAAAGAGGGTTACTACCTTTACCGCAAACAGGTCAGCATCACGTCCGCAAAGGCTAACGTCGGCGCATTGCGGATGCCCGCGGGCGAGTGGCACGAGGACGAGTTCTACGGTAAGAGTGAAATCTATCGTCAGCGCTTAAACGTACCCGTCACGGTGAATCAGGCGGATAAAGGCGCCACGCTGACCGTGACGTATCAGGGCTGTGCCGACGCGGGCTTCTGCTATCCTCCTGAAACGAAGGTCGTTCCGCTTACTGAAGTTAAAGCCGCTGCCTCCCCTCTCCCCTCGGGGGAGAGGGCCAGGGTGAAGGGAGAAGGCGAAGCCACTTCAGATCTTCCCTTCTCAGCGTTTTGGGCGCTACTGATTGGTATTGGCATTGCCTTTACGCCGTGTGTACTGCCCATGTACCCGCTGATCTCCGGGATTGTGCTAGGCGGTAAGCAACGGCTTTCCACCGCCCGGGCGCTGCTGCTGGCTTTTATTTATGTCCAGGGCATGGCATTAACCTACACGGCGCTCGGCCTCGTGGTCGCCGCCGCTGGATTGCAATTCCAGGCAGCGCTTCAGCATCCTTACGTGCTTATTGGTCTGTCAGTTGTCTTTATTCTTTTGGCGCTGTCGATGTTTGGCCTGTTCACTCTGCAACTGCCCTCTTCGCTGCAAACCCGCTTAACGCTGATGAGTAATCGTCAGCAGGGAGGAGCTGCAGGCGGCGTGTTCGCAATGGGTGCAATTGCCGGGCTAATCTGTTCACCCTGCACCACTGCGCCGCTCAGCGCCATCCTGCTGTACATCGCCCAGAGCGGCAATATGTGGCTCGGTGGCGGAACGCTGTATCTTTATGCGCTGGGGATGGGTCTGCCGCTCATTCTTGTGATGGTCTTTGGTAATCGTCTGCTGCCGAAAAGCGGACCGTGGATGGAGACGGTGAAAACCGCGTTTGGTTTTGTCATTCTGGCGCTACCGGTGTTCCTGCTGGAGCGCATCATCGGAGACGAGTGGGGAAGGCGTCTGTGGGCGATGCTTGGCGTCGCATTCTTCTCCTGGGCATTTATCGTCAGCCTGGGGGCGAAAAAGCCATGGATGCGCCTTGTGCAAATCCTGCTGCTGGCGGCTGCACTGGTCAGCGTGCGTCCGCTGCAGGACTGGGCATTTGGCACGCCGGTGGGTCAGACGCAGGCGCATCTGGACTTCACCCGCATTAACAATGTCGATGAGCTCAATAGCGCCCTGGCTCAGGCAAAAGGTAAACCGGTGATGCTCGATCTCTATGCTGACTGGTGTGTTGCCTGCAAAGAGTTTGAAAAATACACCTTTAGCGATCCTCAGGTACAAAGCGCCCTGAAAGAGACGGTGTTGCTTCAGGCAAACGTCACGGCCAACAATGAGCAGGATAAGACTCTGCTTAAGCACCTTAACGTACTCGGGCTGCCAACCATTTTATTCTTCAATGAACAAGGGGAAGAGCAGCCAGAACAGCGTGTAACCGGGTTTATGGATTCAACGGCATTCAGCGCGCATTTGCGCAATCGCCAACCGTAA
- the proP gene encoding glycine betaine/L-proline transporter ProP, producing MLRRKKIKPITLRDVTIIDDAKLRKAITAASLGNAMEWFDFGVYGFVAYALGKVFFPGADPSLQMIAALGTFSVPFLIRPLGGLFFGMLGDKYGRQKILAITIVIMSISTFCIGLIPSYATIGIWAPILLLLCKMAQGFSVGGEYTGASIFVAEYSPDRKRGFMGSWLDFGSIAGFVMGAGVVVLISTVVGEENFLDWGWRIPFFLALPLGIIGLYLRHALEETPAFQQHVEKLEQGDREGLQDGPKVSFKEIATKHWRSLLTCIGLVISTNVTYYMLLTYMPSYLSHNLHYSEDHGVLIIIAIMVGMLFVQPIMGLLSDRFGRRPFIILGSVALFALAIPAFILINSNVLGLIFAGLLMLAVILNCFIGVMASTLPAMFPTHIRYSALAAAFNISVLIAGLTPTLAASLVESTQNLMMPAYYLMVIAVIGLITGITMKETANRPLKGATPAASDIQEAKEILREHYDNVEQKIEDIDAEIEELQKKRSRLVDQHPRINE from the coding sequence ATGCTGAGAAGGAAAAAGATTAAACCCATCACGCTTCGCGACGTCACTATTATTGACGACGCAAAATTGCGTAAGGCCATCACCGCAGCCTCGCTCGGTAATGCGATGGAATGGTTCGATTTTGGTGTCTATGGCTTTGTGGCCTACGCGTTAGGTAAAGTGTTTTTCCCAGGGGCTGATCCCAGCCTGCAGATGATTGCCGCACTGGGGACGTTCTCCGTTCCTTTCCTTATTCGCCCGCTGGGTGGTCTGTTCTTCGGTATGCTCGGTGATAAATACGGTCGCCAGAAGATCCTTGCCATCACTATTGTCATCATGTCGATAAGTACCTTCTGTATCGGCCTGATTCCGTCCTATGCCACGATCGGCATCTGGGCACCGATTCTGCTGCTGCTCTGTAAGATGGCGCAGGGTTTCTCCGTCGGTGGGGAATATACCGGTGCCTCGATCTTCGTCGCGGAGTATTCCCCGGACCGTAAGCGCGGTTTTATGGGGAGCTGGCTGGACTTCGGCTCGATTGCCGGGTTCGTGATGGGGGCGGGTGTCGTGGTGCTGATTTCAACCGTCGTCGGTGAAGAGAACTTCCTCGACTGGGGCTGGCGTATCCCATTCTTCCTCGCGCTGCCGCTGGGAATCATCGGTCTGTATTTGCGTCATGCGCTGGAAGAGACACCGGCGTTCCAGCAGCACGTTGAGAAACTGGAGCAGGGTGACCGCGAAGGGCTGCAGGATGGTCCGAAGGTGTCGTTCAAAGAGATTGCCACTAAGCACTGGCGCAGCCTGCTGACCTGTATTGGTCTGGTGATTTCGACCAACGTGACCTACTACATGCTGCTGACCTACATGCCGAGTTATCTGTCGCATAACCTGCATTACTCGGAAGATCACGGTGTGCTGATTATTATTGCCATCATGGTGGGTATGCTGTTCGTGCAGCCGATTATGGGTCTGCTGAGTGACCGCTTTGGCCGTCGACCATTCATTATTCTGGGAAGCGTGGCGCTGTTTGCCCTGGCAATCCCGGCCTTTATTCTGATCAACAGTAACGTGCTGGGGCTGATTTTTGCGGGTCTGCTGATGCTGGCGGTGATCCTGAACTGCTTCATCGGGGTGATGGCCTCAACGTTGCCTGCGATGTTCCCGACGCATATTCGTTACAGTGCGCTGGCGGCAGCCTTTAACATCTCGGTACTGATTGCCGGTCTGACCCCGACGCTTGCCGCCTCGCTGGTGGAAAGCACGCAGAATCTGATGATGCCTGCTTATTACCTGATGGTGATCGCGGTGATTGGCTTGATTACCGGTATTACGATGAAGGAGACGGCGAACCGTCCACTGAAAGGGGCGACGCCTGCGGCATCGGATATTCAGGAAGCGAAAGAGATCCTGCGTGAGCACTACGATAATGTAGAGCAGAAGATTGAAGACATTGACGCAGAGATTGAAGAACTGCAGAAAAAACGCTCCCGACTGGTGGATCAGCATCCACGCATCAACGAGTAA
- a CDS encoding diguanylate cyclase regulator RdcB family protein, whose protein sequence is MTTQLLDGPGRTLECIHPKFMVDLVQGVDVARHPHLGPQQLQFRERLTQEIMTHTRLRPWAMAGMLNENAALRLGLAEKLAGMLDPGHLALTLMADKLNTLRQQAHLRAQPSPGLLEQYAELSSHFTQRAVYKEKALTQRGLTVQAGEHSEQIFTRWRAGHYDGWSLAGRCFIVLEELRWGAFGDACRLAKDDVSAMLKDNLRSMAANYLAQGINASPATRHFYHQWLTTPASAGLIDHKDMLGWLGDWCQADKHPVSWSVTQNWQTVALGMPRLCSAKRLVEAMVEEIFG, encoded by the coding sequence ATGACAACACAGCTACTGGACGGTCCCGGGCGGACGCTGGAGTGTATTCATCCTAAATTTATGGTCGATCTTGTGCAGGGCGTGGACGTTGCACGTCATCCTCATTTGGGGCCGCAGCAGCTGCAGTTTCGTGAGCGCTTGACTCAGGAGATCATGACGCACACCCGGTTACGACCCTGGGCGATGGCCGGAATGCTGAATGAGAATGCTGCCCTGCGCCTCGGTCTGGCTGAAAAACTCGCCGGGATGCTTGACCCTGGCCATCTTGCGCTGACGCTGATGGCGGATAAATTGAATACACTTCGTCAGCAGGCTCACTTAAGGGCTCAGCCCTCTCCGGGCCTGCTTGAACAGTACGCTGAGCTCTCATCGCATTTTACCCAACGTGCCGTTTATAAAGAAAAGGCGCTAACTCAGCGTGGACTGACCGTCCAGGCGGGTGAGCACAGCGAGCAAATTTTCACTCGCTGGCGAGCCGGTCATTATGATGGCTGGTCGCTGGCCGGGCGTTGTTTCATTGTCCTGGAAGAGTTGCGCTGGGGGGCCTTCGGCGATGCTTGCCGTCTGGCGAAGGACGATGTATCGGCCATGCTCAAGGATAATTTACGCAGTATGGCTGCCAATTATCTTGCTCAGGGTATCAATGCGTCTCCTGCAACGCGCCATTTCTATCATCAGTGGCTGACCACACCCGCTTCGGCGGGTTTAATCGATCATAAAGACATGCTGGGGTGGCTGGGTGACTGGTGTCAGGCGGATAAACACCCGGTGAGCTGGTCAGTTACGCAAAACTGGCAGACCGTTGCGCTGGGTATGCCGAGGCTGTGTTCGGCAAAACGTCTGGTGGAGGCGATGGTGGAGGAGATTTTTGGTTGA